In Pyxicephalus adspersus chromosome 12, UCB_Pads_2.0, whole genome shotgun sequence, a genomic segment contains:
- the LOC140342471 gene encoding high affinity immunoglobulin gamma Fc receptor I-like, whose translation MALFYVQRGAIRPVVSLAPNWGNIIQGDPVTLMCNCRISAGDISDPITLNVTNTYLILQRPPSAIYEGDPLTLRCHHNKDYWGFETQFYKDNKEIKSQVTDSEFHVDKVDLNTTGHYRCTKQISSPDYSDYTESSDEFSVSVKELFPPPEIKVTPYRVKEGGDMTVTCDTRPDPLRGGTKLQFAFYRDGRNVQEFNVSDTYRVRSAQLEDSGNYTCEVKTVSGTVKKMSDGFYIIIIKSEYLKPGLSSSLFFVGNATKNELFNFGSIVFTKLYFTSTTQHGVGHRGHTSIAIQLFCSPKIKVTPWMVIEGGSMAVTCDTRLNYPRGGTKLRFAFYRDGRTVQEFSESKKYRVRSAQLEDSGDYTCEVMTASDTVKKMGNKFKIQIYSRTFFISVLTLAVVGGLLLIVLSAGLIWRCKKRKESSASSQELPQERIAMGNNVIINMEGYLVLFKDI comes from the exons atggCCTTATTTTATGTCCAAA GAGGGGCCATCAGACCGGTGGTGTCCCTCGCACCCAACTGGGGGAATATAATACAAGGTGACCCTGTGACCCTAATGTGTAAT TGCCGGATCAGTGCCGGTGATATCAGTGATCCCATCACTCTAAATGTTACAAACA cttatCTCATCCTGCAGAGACCTCCCTCTGCCATTTATGAAGGAGACCCCCTGACTCTGAGATGTCATCATAATAAAGATTATTGGGGCTTTGAAACACAATTCTACAAGGATAATAAAGAGATAAAATCCCAG GTTACTGACTCTGAATTCCATGTTgataaagtagatctaaacacAACTGGACATTACAGATGTACTAAACAAATATCATCTCCTGATTATTCTGATTACACCGAGTCCTCAGATGAATTCTCTGTCTCTGTGAAAG AGCTCTTCCCTCCTCCAGAGATAAAAGTGACCCCATACAGGGTAAAAGAAGGAGGTGACATGACGGTGACATGTGACACCAGACCCGATCCCCTCAGGGGCGGTACAAAGCTGCAGTTTGCTTTCTATAGAGATGGAAGGAATGTTCAGGAATTCAATGTATCTGATACATACAGAGTGCGGTCAGCTCAGCTGGAGGATTCTGGGAATTATACCTGTGAAGTGAAGACGGTGTCAGGCACTGTGAAGAAGATGAGTGATGGGTTCTATATCATCATTATAAAAAGTGAGTATCTGAAACCAGGGCTGTCCTCGTCACTTTTCTTTGTGGGTAATGCAaccaaaaatgaattatttaactTTGG ATCCATAGTATTCACTAAGCTTTACTTCACTTCCACAACCCAGCATGGTGTAGGACATAGAGGTCATACATCTATAGCTATAC AGCTTTTCTGCTCTCCAAAAATAAAAGTGACCCCATGGATGGTAATAGAAGGAGGTAGCATGGCAGTGACATGTGACACCAGACTGAATTACCCCAGGGGTGGTACAAAGCTGCGGTTTGCTTTCTACAGAGATGGAAGGACTGTGCAGGAATTCAGTGAATCTAAAAAATACCGGGTGAGGTCAGCTCAGCTGGAGGATTCCGGGGATTATACCTGTGAAGTGATGACCGCATCTGACACTGTAAAGAAGATGGGCAATAAGTTCAAGATCCAGATATACA GCAGAACATTCTTTATTAGCGTCCTTACCTTGGCCGTAGTTGGGGGTCTTCTGCTCATTGTCCTTTCTGCTGGCTTAATTTGGAggtgtaaaaagagaaaagaatcgTCTGCTTCAAGCCAAGAACTGCCACAAGAGAGGATTGCAATGGGTAACAATGTTATCATCAATATGGAAGGATATCTTGTTTTATTCAAAGacatctaa
- the LOC140342004 gene encoding high affinity immunoglobulin gamma Fc receptor I-like isoform X1, which produces MLDFFLIIFLSLNILKPGGAIRPVVSLAPNWGNIIQRDTVTLMCNVPPTAPEEPRTYQWYKDKRPLDGDQQTLEIQSSAIMDTGDYQCQISAGDISDPITLNVTNTYLILQRPPSAIYEGDPLTLRCHHNKEFVGFKAHFYKDNKEIKSQFPDSEFHVDKVDLNTTGRYKCTKLITSPGNPGYTEFSDEFSVSVKELFSSPKMKVTPHMVLEGGDMTVTCDTRPDPLRGGTKLQFSFFRNGQTVRGFSESDTYRVKSAQQEDSGEYTCEVRTKSGTVRKISDGFNVQIESITFFITTLTLAIVGGLLLIVLSAVIIWRCKKRKEYAASNQQPVPETMAGTKENPDPHDVCYTYLELSHFPKGNKLQVSHDEESVTYATVKNTNI; this is translated from the exons ATGCTAGACTTCTTTCTAATCATCTTCCTgt ctttgaacattttaaaacctG GAGGTGCCATTAGACCGGTGGTGTCCCTCGCACCCAACTGGGGGAATATAATACAACGTGACACTGTGACCCTAATGTGTAATGTACCACCTACTGCACCAGAGGAACCCCGCACCTACCAGTGGTACAAAGATAAGAGACCATTAGATGGAGATCAGCAGACCCTGGAAATACAATCTTCAGCCATAATGGACACAGGAGATTACCAGTGCCAGATCAGTGCCGGTGATATCAGTGATCCCATCACTCTAAATGTTACAAACA CTTATCTCATCCTGCAGAGACCTCCCTCTGCCATTTATGAAGGAGACCCCCTGACTCTGAGATGTCATCATAATAAAGAATTTGTTGGCTTTAAAGCACATTTCTACAAGGATAATAAAGAGATAAAATCCCAGTTCCCTGACTCTGAATTCCATGTTgataaagtagatctaaacacAACTGGACGTTACAAATGTACTAAACTAATAACATCTCCTGGTAATCCTGGTTACACCGAGTTCTCGGATGAATTCTCTGTCTCTGTGAAAG AGCTTTTCTCCTCTCCTAAAATGAAAGTGACCCCTCACATGGTATTAGAAGGAGGTGACATGACGGTGACATGTGACACCAGGCCGGATCCCCTCAGGGGCGGTACAAAGCTGCAGTTTTCTTTCTTCCGAAATGGACAGACTGTGCGGGGATTCAGTGAATCTGATACATACAGAGTGAAATCAGCGCAGCAGGAGGATTCTGGGGAATATACCTGTGAAGTGAGGACAAAATCTGGCACTGTGAGGAAGATTAGTGATGGGTTCAATGTCCAGATAGAGA GCATAACTTTCTTTATTACCACCCTTACCTTGGCCATAGTTGGGGGTCTTCTGCTCATTGTCCTTTCTGCTGTCATTATCTGGAggtgtaaaaagagaaaagaatacgCTGCTTCCAACCAACAACCAGTTCCCGAGACAATGG CAGGAACCAAAGAAAACCCAGATCCACACGATGTCTGCTACACCTACCTAGAATTAAGTCACTTCCCTAAAG GTAATAAACTACAGGTAAGTCAT GATGAGGAGTCCGTCACCTATGCTACTGTGAAGAATACTAATATATGA
- the LOC140342004 gene encoding high affinity immunoglobulin gamma Fc receptor I-like isoform X3, which translates to MLDFFLIIFLSLNILKPGGAIRPVVSLAPNWGNIIQRDTVTLMCNVPPTAPEEPRTYQWYKDKRPLDGDQQTLEIQSSAIMDTGDYQCQISAGDISDPITLNVTNTYLILQRPPSAIYEGDPLTLRCHHNKEFVGFKAHFYKDNKEIKSQFPDSEFHVDKVDLNTTGRYKCTKLITSPGNPGYTEFSDEFSVSVKELFSSPKMKVTPHMVLEGGDMTVTCDTRPDPLRGGTKLQFSFFRNGQTVRGFSESDTYRVKSAQQEDSGEYTCEVRTKSGTVRKISDGFNVQIESITFFITTLTLAIVGGLLLIVLSAVIIWRCKKRKEYAASNQQPVPETMAGTKENPDPHDVCYTYLELSHFPKGNKLQDEESVTYATVKNTNI; encoded by the exons ATGCTAGACTTCTTTCTAATCATCTTCCTgt ctttgaacattttaaaacctG GAGGTGCCATTAGACCGGTGGTGTCCCTCGCACCCAACTGGGGGAATATAATACAACGTGACACTGTGACCCTAATGTGTAATGTACCACCTACTGCACCAGAGGAACCCCGCACCTACCAGTGGTACAAAGATAAGAGACCATTAGATGGAGATCAGCAGACCCTGGAAATACAATCTTCAGCCATAATGGACACAGGAGATTACCAGTGCCAGATCAGTGCCGGTGATATCAGTGATCCCATCACTCTAAATGTTACAAACA CTTATCTCATCCTGCAGAGACCTCCCTCTGCCATTTATGAAGGAGACCCCCTGACTCTGAGATGTCATCATAATAAAGAATTTGTTGGCTTTAAAGCACATTTCTACAAGGATAATAAAGAGATAAAATCCCAGTTCCCTGACTCTGAATTCCATGTTgataaagtagatctaaacacAACTGGACGTTACAAATGTACTAAACTAATAACATCTCCTGGTAATCCTGGTTACACCGAGTTCTCGGATGAATTCTCTGTCTCTGTGAAAG AGCTTTTCTCCTCTCCTAAAATGAAAGTGACCCCTCACATGGTATTAGAAGGAGGTGACATGACGGTGACATGTGACACCAGGCCGGATCCCCTCAGGGGCGGTACAAAGCTGCAGTTTTCTTTCTTCCGAAATGGACAGACTGTGCGGGGATTCAGTGAATCTGATACATACAGAGTGAAATCAGCGCAGCAGGAGGATTCTGGGGAATATACCTGTGAAGTGAGGACAAAATCTGGCACTGTGAGGAAGATTAGTGATGGGTTCAATGTCCAGATAGAGA GCATAACTTTCTTTATTACCACCCTTACCTTGGCCATAGTTGGGGGTCTTCTGCTCATTGTCCTTTCTGCTGTCATTATCTGGAggtgtaaaaagagaaaagaatacgCTGCTTCCAACCAACAACCAGTTCCCGAGACAATGG CAGGAACCAAAGAAAACCCAGATCCACACGATGTCTGCTACACCTACCTAGAATTAAGTCACTTCCCTAAAG GTAATAAACTACAG GATGAGGAGTCCGTCACCTATGCTACTGTGAAGAATACTAATATATGA
- the LOC140342004 gene encoding high affinity immunoglobulin gamma Fc receptor I-like isoform X2 — MLDFFLIIFLSLNILKPGGAIRPVVSLAPNWGNIIQRDTVTLMCNVPPTAPEEPRTYQWYKDKRPLDGDQQTLEIQSSAIMDTGDYQCQISAGDISDPITLNVTNTYLILQRPPSAIYEGDPLTLRCHHNKEFVGFKAHFYKDNKEIKSQFPDSEFHVDKVDLNTTGRYKCTKLITSPGNPGYTEFSDEFSVSVKELFSSPKMKVTPHMVLEGGDMTVTCDTRPDPLRGGTKLQFSFFRNGQTVRGFSESDTYRVKSAQQEDSGEYTCEVRTKSGTVRKISDGFNVQIESITFFITTLTLAIVGGLLLIVLSAVIIWRCKKRKEYAASNQQPVPETMGTKENPDPHDVCYTYLELSHFPKGNKLQVSHDEESVTYATVKNTNI; from the exons ATGCTAGACTTCTTTCTAATCATCTTCCTgt ctttgaacattttaaaacctG GAGGTGCCATTAGACCGGTGGTGTCCCTCGCACCCAACTGGGGGAATATAATACAACGTGACACTGTGACCCTAATGTGTAATGTACCACCTACTGCACCAGAGGAACCCCGCACCTACCAGTGGTACAAAGATAAGAGACCATTAGATGGAGATCAGCAGACCCTGGAAATACAATCTTCAGCCATAATGGACACAGGAGATTACCAGTGCCAGATCAGTGCCGGTGATATCAGTGATCCCATCACTCTAAATGTTACAAACA CTTATCTCATCCTGCAGAGACCTCCCTCTGCCATTTATGAAGGAGACCCCCTGACTCTGAGATGTCATCATAATAAAGAATTTGTTGGCTTTAAAGCACATTTCTACAAGGATAATAAAGAGATAAAATCCCAGTTCCCTGACTCTGAATTCCATGTTgataaagtagatctaaacacAACTGGACGTTACAAATGTACTAAACTAATAACATCTCCTGGTAATCCTGGTTACACCGAGTTCTCGGATGAATTCTCTGTCTCTGTGAAAG AGCTTTTCTCCTCTCCTAAAATGAAAGTGACCCCTCACATGGTATTAGAAGGAGGTGACATGACGGTGACATGTGACACCAGGCCGGATCCCCTCAGGGGCGGTACAAAGCTGCAGTTTTCTTTCTTCCGAAATGGACAGACTGTGCGGGGATTCAGTGAATCTGATACATACAGAGTGAAATCAGCGCAGCAGGAGGATTCTGGGGAATATACCTGTGAAGTGAGGACAAAATCTGGCACTGTGAGGAAGATTAGTGATGGGTTCAATGTCCAGATAGAGA GCATAACTTTCTTTATTACCACCCTTACCTTGGCCATAGTTGGGGGTCTTCTGCTCATTGTCCTTTCTGCTGTCATTATCTGGAggtgtaaaaagagaaaagaatacgCTGCTTCCAACCAACAACCAGTTCCCGAGACAATGG GAACCAAAGAAAACCCAGATCCACACGATGTCTGCTACACCTACCTAGAATTAAGTCACTTCCCTAAAG GTAATAAACTACAGGTAAGTCAT GATGAGGAGTCCGTCACCTATGCTACTGTGAAGAATACTAATATATGA
- the LOC140342004 gene encoding high affinity immunoglobulin gamma Fc receptor I-like isoform X4, with product MLDFFLIIFLSLNILKPGGAIRPVVSLAPNWGNIIQRDTVTLMCNVPPTAPEEPRTYQWYKDKRPLDGDQQTLEIQSSAIMDTGDYQCQISAGDISDPITLNVTNTYLILQRPPSAIYEGDPLTLRCHHNKEFVGFKAHFYKDNKEIKSQFPDSEFHVDKVDLNTTGRYKCTKLITSPGNPGYTEFSDEFSVSVKELFSSPKMKVTPHMVLEGGDMTVTCDTRPDPLRGGTKLQFSFFRNGQTVRGFSESDTYRVKSAQQEDSGEYTCEVRTKSGTVRKISDGFNVQIESITFFITTLTLAIVGGLLLIVLSAVIIWRCKKRKEYAASNQQPVPETMGTKENPDPHDVCYTYLELSHFPKGNKLQDEESVTYATVKNTNI from the exons ATGCTAGACTTCTTTCTAATCATCTTCCTgt ctttgaacattttaaaacctG GAGGTGCCATTAGACCGGTGGTGTCCCTCGCACCCAACTGGGGGAATATAATACAACGTGACACTGTGACCCTAATGTGTAATGTACCACCTACTGCACCAGAGGAACCCCGCACCTACCAGTGGTACAAAGATAAGAGACCATTAGATGGAGATCAGCAGACCCTGGAAATACAATCTTCAGCCATAATGGACACAGGAGATTACCAGTGCCAGATCAGTGCCGGTGATATCAGTGATCCCATCACTCTAAATGTTACAAACA CTTATCTCATCCTGCAGAGACCTCCCTCTGCCATTTATGAAGGAGACCCCCTGACTCTGAGATGTCATCATAATAAAGAATTTGTTGGCTTTAAAGCACATTTCTACAAGGATAATAAAGAGATAAAATCCCAGTTCCCTGACTCTGAATTCCATGTTgataaagtagatctaaacacAACTGGACGTTACAAATGTACTAAACTAATAACATCTCCTGGTAATCCTGGTTACACCGAGTTCTCGGATGAATTCTCTGTCTCTGTGAAAG AGCTTTTCTCCTCTCCTAAAATGAAAGTGACCCCTCACATGGTATTAGAAGGAGGTGACATGACGGTGACATGTGACACCAGGCCGGATCCCCTCAGGGGCGGTACAAAGCTGCAGTTTTCTTTCTTCCGAAATGGACAGACTGTGCGGGGATTCAGTGAATCTGATACATACAGAGTGAAATCAGCGCAGCAGGAGGATTCTGGGGAATATACCTGTGAAGTGAGGACAAAATCTGGCACTGTGAGGAAGATTAGTGATGGGTTCAATGTCCAGATAGAGA GCATAACTTTCTTTATTACCACCCTTACCTTGGCCATAGTTGGGGGTCTTCTGCTCATTGTCCTTTCTGCTGTCATTATCTGGAggtgtaaaaagagaaaagaatacgCTGCTTCCAACCAACAACCAGTTCCCGAGACAATGG GAACCAAAGAAAACCCAGATCCACACGATGTCTGCTACACCTACCTAGAATTAAGTCACTTCCCTAAAG GTAATAAACTACAG GATGAGGAGTCCGTCACCTATGCTACTGTGAAGAATACTAATATATGA
- the LOC140342004 gene encoding high affinity immunoglobulin gamma Fc receptor I-like isoform X5 — protein sequence MLDFFLIIFLSLNILKPGGAIRPVVSLAPNWGNIIQRDTVTLMCNVPPTAPEEPRTYQWYKDKRPLDGDQQTLEIQSSAIMDTGDYQCQISAGDISDPITLNVTNTYLILQRPPSAIYEGDPLTLRCHHNKEFVGFKAHFYKDNKEIKSQFPDSEFHVDKVDLNTTGRYKCTKLITSPGNPGYTEFSDEFSVSVKELFSSPKMKVTPHMVLEGGDMTVTCDTRPDPLRGGTKLQFSFFRNGQTVRGFSESDTYRVKSAQQEDSGEYTCEVRTKSGTVRKISDGFNVQIETGTKENPDPHDVCYTYLELSHFPKGNKLQVSHDEESVTYATVKNTNI from the exons ATGCTAGACTTCTTTCTAATCATCTTCCTgt ctttgaacattttaaaacctG GAGGTGCCATTAGACCGGTGGTGTCCCTCGCACCCAACTGGGGGAATATAATACAACGTGACACTGTGACCCTAATGTGTAATGTACCACCTACTGCACCAGAGGAACCCCGCACCTACCAGTGGTACAAAGATAAGAGACCATTAGATGGAGATCAGCAGACCCTGGAAATACAATCTTCAGCCATAATGGACACAGGAGATTACCAGTGCCAGATCAGTGCCGGTGATATCAGTGATCCCATCACTCTAAATGTTACAAACA CTTATCTCATCCTGCAGAGACCTCCCTCTGCCATTTATGAAGGAGACCCCCTGACTCTGAGATGTCATCATAATAAAGAATTTGTTGGCTTTAAAGCACATTTCTACAAGGATAATAAAGAGATAAAATCCCAGTTCCCTGACTCTGAATTCCATGTTgataaagtagatctaaacacAACTGGACGTTACAAATGTACTAAACTAATAACATCTCCTGGTAATCCTGGTTACACCGAGTTCTCGGATGAATTCTCTGTCTCTGTGAAAG AGCTTTTCTCCTCTCCTAAAATGAAAGTGACCCCTCACATGGTATTAGAAGGAGGTGACATGACGGTGACATGTGACACCAGGCCGGATCCCCTCAGGGGCGGTACAAAGCTGCAGTTTTCTTTCTTCCGAAATGGACAGACTGTGCGGGGATTCAGTGAATCTGATACATACAGAGTGAAATCAGCGCAGCAGGAGGATTCTGGGGAATATACCTGTGAAGTGAGGACAAAATCTGGCACTGTGAGGAAGATTAGTGATGGGTTCAATGTCCAGATAGAGA CAGGAACCAAAGAAAACCCAGATCCACACGATGTCTGCTACACCTACCTAGAATTAAGTCACTTCCCTAAAG GTAATAAACTACAGGTAAGTCAT GATGAGGAGTCCGTCACCTATGCTACTGTGAAGAATACTAATATATGA